The nucleotide sequence ATAAGGATTTCGTGACCGAGAAGCGTGAAGCGCTGGACGAGATGGCGTCCGAGGCCGAGACACTAGTTCGAGAATACCAGGACACGGTAAGCAGAAGAATGACCGGTGACTAGTCGAGAAGCAGAAGTAGAGGACCAGGTCTGCTGATGCTGACCTGTTTGGCCTTTTCTTGATGTGACACGCCTCGTTGACCTTCATTGCCACACGACTTTCTCGGACGGGCTGTTGACGCCTGAACAGGCGGTAAGCCGGGCGCGGGAATTGGGCCTAGCGGCAATCGGCATTACTGACCACGACTCAATTGACGGTATCGAGCGGGCCCAGAGCTGTGGCCGGAATGTGGGCATCGAGGTTGTACCGGGCGTAGAGATGAGTTGCATTGTCAGCGGCATTGACCTCCACATCCTCGGCTACTACCTTGACTTCCGTTCACCGGACGTACACGACTTCTTTGCGCTGGTACGGCGTCACCGAAGCGAACGGGCACGGCTGATGGTGGAGAAGATGAAGGGAATGGGGGTGAGGTTGAACTTTGAGGACGTGCGCACTCTGGCGCGGGATGCGGCAATCGGCCGGCCGCACGTTGCTCAGGCTCTGGTCAACGCTGGCGCAGTGCCGAGTGTCGAGGAAGCGTTCCGTCGCTACATCGGTTACGAGGCGCCGGCCTACGTACCGAAGATGAAACTTGAGCCGCGGGTTGCGGTTGACCTAATCCGGTCTCATGGCGGGGTTTCAGTCATCGGCCATCCAGGCACCTACCACAGCGACGAGGCGGTGTATGCGGCGATTAGTGCGGGGGTGGACGGCATCGAGGTCTGGCATCCGGACCACGACAAGCGCGACGTTGCCCGATACGAGGAAATTGCCCAGAAGAACGGGTTGCTGGTAACGGGCGGCAGCGACTGTCACGGCGGCAGGAAGGGCGGGCGTATCTTTCTGGGCGAGGTGACGGTGCCGTACGACTGTGTGGTGCGGCTCAAGCAGCGGTCCAGAGAGAGAAGAGAATGGTAGGTAGAACGAGGTTAGAACTCGGGGCTCTGCCAAGTGTCACAGTTCTGCATTCTGCATTCTGCGTTCTTGTCGTGCTGTCCGGTGCGGTTGCACTGGCGCAAACGACGGTGGGATTCCAGATTGCGCGGCTTGAATACTCGGGTGGCGGCGACTGGTACAACGACCCGGATGCGGTGCCAAATCTGTGCCGGGAGCTTGGCCGTAGAACGAACATCAGCACCGAACTAGAAGAAGCCAGGGTCAAGCTAACCGACGACCGGCTCTACAACTACCCGTTTCTTTTTATGACCGGTCACGGCAATATCAGCTTCAGCGAAGAGGAAGTGAAGCGGCTCCGGCATTTTCTTGAGAGCGGCGGTTTCCTGTATGCTGATGACGACTACGGGATGGACGAATCTTTCCGCCGGGAGATGGCAAAGGTGCTGCCGCAGAGCGAGCTGGTTGAACTGCCGTTTGACCATCCGATATACCACCAGTTGTACGACTTCGACTCCGGCCCACCCAAGATTCACGAGCACTATGAAGGTCCGCCCCGCGGTTTTGGAATCTACCTCGGTGGCCGGATGGTTGTCTATTACACCTACAACAGCAACGTTTCGGACGGCTGGACCGA is from candidate division WOR-3 bacterium and encodes:
- a CDS encoding PHP domain-containing protein; the encoded protein is MTRLVDLHCHTTFSDGLLTPEQAVSRARELGLAAIGITDHDSIDGIERAQSCGRNVGIEVVPGVEMSCIVSGIDLHILGYYLDFRSPDVHDFFALVRRHRSERARLMVEKMKGMGVRLNFEDVRTLARDAAIGRPHVAQALVNAGAVPSVEEAFRRYIGYEAPAYVPKMKLEPRVAVDLIRSHGGVSVIGHPGTYHSDEAVYAAISAGVDGIEVWHPDHDKRDVARYEEIAQKNGLLVTGGSDCHGGRKGGRIFLGEVTVPYDCVVRLKQRSRERREW
- a CDS encoding DUF4159 domain-containing protein, producing the protein MVGRTRLELGALPSVTVLHSAFCVLVVLSGAVALAQTTVGFQIARLEYSGGGDWYNDPDAVPNLCRELGRRTNISTELEEARVKLTDDRLYNYPFLFMTGHGNISFSEEEVKRLRHFLESGGFLYADDDYGMDESFRREMAKVLPQSELVELPFDHPIYHQLYDFDSGPPKIHEHYEGPPRGFGIYLGGRMVVYYTYNSNVSDGWTEAHNDPPDVREQAFRMGVNIVCYFLTN